Proteins from one Heliomicrobium undosum genomic window:
- a CDS encoding DUF3593 domain-containing protein, with product MSSTAEMLMTLSIFPYLYFLYVLYRVRQERPELVHPLTYNGFVAMLGFVFFTACTGLYAVKVLGAPTLGHVDYLHGISEAGLTITNGFILSGLRRHLKQLDAKAASGGK from the coding sequence ATGTCTAGCACCGCCGAGATGCTGATGACGCTCTCCATCTTCCCCTACCTCTATTTCCTCTACGTCTTATACCGGGTGCGCCAGGAGCGCCCCGAACTGGTCCACCCCCTCACCTACAACGGCTTCGTGGCCATGCTCGGCTTCGTCTTCTTCACCGCCTGCACAGGCCTCTACGCCGTCAAAGTCCTTGGCGCCCCCACCCTGGGCCATGTGGACTACCTGCACGGCATCTCCGAAGCGGGACTGACGATCACCAACGGCTTTATCCTCTCGGGACTGCGGCGTCACTTGAAACAGCTTGACGCCAAGGCCGCCAGCGGAGGAAAATAA